In the Bacillus shivajii genome, one interval contains:
- a CDS encoding helix-turn-helix transcriptional regulator, which translates to MEQQTLKITSVLSDATRFSIYQYVARQHRDVTVQEIADTFKIHANVARLHLTKLEDVNMLYSDTKKTGKGGRPSRFYRLSDEVVSLQFPYRDYQRLSEITIQALASLGKDGEQALTQCGEQFGLETSKAFVGTLDKSLNEFTPEEKVKFIEKISLNQGLNPEIYYNEDKNEVVFRVFNCTFKELAKENYAVCKMHHAQIKGIFKYFFGDITLKQESNMLHPDEMTCTYTTAVLS; encoded by the coding sequence ATGGAACAGCAAACACTTAAAATTACGAGTGTATTATCCGATGCAACCCGCTTTTCAATTTATCAATATGTAGCAAGACAACACAGGGATGTAACTGTTCAAGAAATTGCAGACACATTTAAAATTCACGCAAACGTAGCAAGACTTCATTTAACAAAACTCGAAGATGTCAATATGCTTTACTCAGACACTAAAAAAACAGGAAAGGGCGGACGTCCTAGTCGATTTTATCGACTATCAGATGAAGTAGTCAGCCTCCAATTTCCATACCGTGATTATCAACGCCTATCTGAAATCACGATTCAAGCACTAGCTTCTTTAGGAAAAGATGGGGAGCAAGCCCTCACTCAGTGTGGAGAACAGTTTGGTCTCGAAACTTCTAAAGCTTTTGTAGGTACACTAGATAAAAGCCTAAATGAATTTACACCTGAAGAGAAAGTAAAATTCATAGAAAAGATTTCCTTAAACCAAGGCTTAAACCCTGAGATTTACTATAACGAAGATAAAAATGAAGTTGTCTTTCGTGTATTTAATTGCACGTTTAAAGAACTTGCGAAAGAAAACTATGCCGTCTGTAAAATGCATCATGCACAAATTAAAGGAATTTTTAAGTACTTCTTTGGTGATATTACACTTAAACAAGAATCGAATATGCTCCATCCAGATGAAATGACTTGTACGTATACAACTGCAGTTCTATCATAA
- a CDS encoding YtxH domain-containing protein: protein MSKMDTKDFVIGAIVGGIIGASTAVLMTPKSGRELREDINEKATTAKDKTVELTSVAKEKGAEYSQIAMEKSDEWSKLAKDQWGRITDKGEEMTQKASDLSQDIKSDVKDAMETEKEEGKKLAQQVIQDIEETRDTLKEDVEELKSK, encoded by the coding sequence ATGAGTAAAATGGATACGAAAGATTTTGTCATCGGAGCAATCGTCGGAGGAATTATTGGGGCTTCAACAGCGGTGCTCATGACTCCTAAGTCTGGAAGAGAGTTACGTGAAGATATTAATGAAAAAGCAACAACAGCGAAAGACAAAACAGTTGAATTAACTAGTGTTGCAAAAGAAAAAGGGGCAGAATACTCTCAAATTGCGATGGAAAAATCCGATGAGTGGTCAAAGTTAGCAAAAGATCAGTGGGGGCGCATAACAGATAAAGGTGAAGAAATGACGCAAAAAGCGTCTGACTTAAGTCAAGATATTAAAAGTGACGTAAAAGATGCCATGGAGACTGAAAAAGAAGAAGGAAAGAAGTTAGCTCAACAAGTCATTCAAGACATTGAAGAAACACGTGATACGTTAAAAGAAGATGTTGAAGAATTAAAAAGTAAGTAA